The Neoarius graeffei isolate fNeoGra1 chromosome 12, fNeoGra1.pri, whole genome shotgun sequence genome window below encodes:
- the chrdl2 gene encoding chordin-like protein 2 isoform X3 yields the protein MLYLKHVLILAAMRWFVWCETEVAQSRKMFCTFKEKTYSPGDSWHPYLEPFGLMFCMRCACTESGHVKCNPIKCPTLRCDNPVTDSQQCCPRCADEQRPPAGLRAPVKTCRYNGTTYQMGETFTNHDLFPSRQSNQCVMCTCSGGNIFCALKTCQPITCSSPISVPDTCCFVCKEGPPDNSYDDGGQQLNRGVRHSLDQCTGDQVKNQATRVTPAALRGSPRGLNLQTLHLKGAADTTVKILLQRKHQRACTYSGKTYSHGDIWHPVLGKVLECILCTCKDGLQECRRLTCPNQYPCKHPMKIEGKCCKICPESKRANNRTECYLGQDNNSLLVYKVESSSTAHVEDTVRKIAIERQGATEVEVQVWKTVDGVLHLMETGDVQKKDLVKHPENYILLTTLDEDVWRKFKEEEDKEKDFSRNRTCEDGIKEVVKYLNPDQLDILCTS from the exons ATGCTATACCTGAAGCACGTTTTAATTTTAGCCGCTATGCGCTGGTTTGTGTGGTGTGAGACAGAAGTAGCACAAAGCCGAAAAA TGTTTTGCACGTTTAAGGAGAAGACCTACAGCCCAGGAGACAGCTGGCATCCCTATCTCGAGCCATTTGGGCTCATGTTCTGCATGCGCTGTGCTTGCACTGAA TCTGGCCATGTGAAGTGTAACCCTATCAAATGCCCGACTCTGCGCTGTGACAATCCAGTGACTGACTCACAGCAGTGCTGCCCACGCTGTGcag ATGAGCAGAGGCCCCCTGCAGGTTTGAGAGCTCCTGTTAAAACCTGTCGCTACAATGGAACCACATACCAAATGGGCGAGACGTTCACTAATCACGATTTGTTCCCATCCCGACAGTCCAACCAGTGTGTTATGTGCACATGCTCT GGTGGAAATATTTTTTGTGCACTGAAAACCTGTCAGCCCATCACATGCTCTTCACCCATCTCTGTTCCAGATACATGCTGCTTTGTTTGCAAAG AGGGTCCACCTGACAATTCATATGACGATGGAGGGCAGCAACTGAATCGAGGAGTA AGGCATTCTTTGGATCAGTGCACTGGCGACCAGGTGAAGAACCAGGCCACTCGAGTCACACCGGCCGCACTTAGAGGCTCACCGAGAGGCCTTAACCTACAAACACTGCACCTTAAAGGAGCGGCTGATACCACAGTGAAGATCCTCTTACAGCGCAAACACCAGAGAG CTTGCACGTACAGTGGGAAGACCTACTCCCATGGAGATATTTGGCACCCCGTCCTGGGGAAAGTTCTGGAGTGCATTCTGTGCACCTGCAAAGATGGCCTTCAGGAGTGCAGACGCCTCACCTGTCCCAACCAGTACCCATGCAAACACCCCATGAAGATAGAAGGAAAATGCTGTAAAATTTGCCCAG AGAGTAAGAGAGCAAACAATAGGACAGAGTGTTACCTAGGACAGGACAATAACAGTCTTCTGGTGTATAAAGTTGAATCTTCATCTACTGCTCATGTGGAAGACACGGTGCGAAAAATTGCCATTGAGAGACAAGGAGCCACAGAGGTTGAAGTGCAAGTATGGAAAACAGTTGACG GAGTACtacatttgatggaaactggtgaTGTCCAAAAAAAGGACCTTGTAAAACATCCAGAGAATTATATTCTACTGACTACATTAGATGAGG ATGTTTGGAGAAAGTTTAAAGAGGAAGAAGACAAAGAGAAAGACTTCAGCAGGAACAGGACCTGTGAAGATGGCATTAAGGAGGTAGTGAAGTACTTAAACCCTGATCAGCTGGACATTCTTTGCACATCTTAG
- the chrdl2 gene encoding chordin-like protein 2 isoform X1, translating into MLYLKHVLILAAMRWFVWCETEVAQSRKMFCTFKEKTYSPGDSWHPYLEPFGLMFCMRCACTESGHVKCNPIKCPTLRCDNPVTDSQQCCPRCADEQRPPAGLRAPVKTCRYNGTTYQMGETFTNHDLFPSRQSNQCVMCTCSGGNIFCALKTCQPITCSSPISVPDTCCFVCKEGPPDNSYDDGGQQLNRGVRHSLDQCTGDQVKNQATRVTPAALRGSPRGLNLQTLHLKGAADTTVKILLQRKHQRACTYSGKTYSHGDIWHPVLGKVLECILCTCKDGLQECRRLTCPNQYPCKHPMKIEGKCCKICPESKRANNRTECYLGQDNNSLLVYKVESSSTAHVEDTVRKIAIERQGATEVEVQVWKTVDGVLHLMETGDVQKKDLVKHPENYILLTTLDEDVWRKFKEEEDKEKDFSRNRTCEDGIKEDVPHLSPSVSWNWLQLTSSLQWDTCYRYTK; encoded by the exons ATGCTATACCTGAAGCACGTTTTAATTTTAGCCGCTATGCGCTGGTTTGTGTGGTGTGAGACAGAAGTAGCACAAAGCCGAAAAA TGTTTTGCACGTTTAAGGAGAAGACCTACAGCCCAGGAGACAGCTGGCATCCCTATCTCGAGCCATTTGGGCTCATGTTCTGCATGCGCTGTGCTTGCACTGAA TCTGGCCATGTGAAGTGTAACCCTATCAAATGCCCGACTCTGCGCTGTGACAATCCAGTGACTGACTCACAGCAGTGCTGCCCACGCTGTGcag ATGAGCAGAGGCCCCCTGCAGGTTTGAGAGCTCCTGTTAAAACCTGTCGCTACAATGGAACCACATACCAAATGGGCGAGACGTTCACTAATCACGATTTGTTCCCATCCCGACAGTCCAACCAGTGTGTTATGTGCACATGCTCT GGTGGAAATATTTTTTGTGCACTGAAAACCTGTCAGCCCATCACATGCTCTTCACCCATCTCTGTTCCAGATACATGCTGCTTTGTTTGCAAAG AGGGTCCACCTGACAATTCATATGACGATGGAGGGCAGCAACTGAATCGAGGAGTA AGGCATTCTTTGGATCAGTGCACTGGCGACCAGGTGAAGAACCAGGCCACTCGAGTCACACCGGCCGCACTTAGAGGCTCACCGAGAGGCCTTAACCTACAAACACTGCACCTTAAAGGAGCGGCTGATACCACAGTGAAGATCCTCTTACAGCGCAAACACCAGAGAG CTTGCACGTACAGTGGGAAGACCTACTCCCATGGAGATATTTGGCACCCCGTCCTGGGGAAAGTTCTGGAGTGCATTCTGTGCACCTGCAAAGATGGCCTTCAGGAGTGCAGACGCCTCACCTGTCCCAACCAGTACCCATGCAAACACCCCATGAAGATAGAAGGAAAATGCTGTAAAATTTGCCCAG AGAGTAAGAGAGCAAACAATAGGACAGAGTGTTACCTAGGACAGGACAATAACAGTCTTCTGGTGTATAAAGTTGAATCTTCATCTACTGCTCATGTGGAAGACACGGTGCGAAAAATTGCCATTGAGAGACAAGGAGCCACAGAGGTTGAAGTGCAAGTATGGAAAACAGTTGACG GAGTACtacatttgatggaaactggtgaTGTCCAAAAAAAGGACCTTGTAAAACATCCAGAGAATTATATTCTACTGACTACATTAGATGAGG ATGTTTGGAGAAAGTTTAAAGAGGAAGAAGACAAAGAGAAAGACTTCAGCAGGAACAGGACCTGTGAAGATGGCATTAAGGAG
- the chrdl2 gene encoding chordin-like protein 2 isoform X2, which translates to MLYLKHVLILAAMRWFVWCETEVAQSRKMFCTFKEKTYSPGDSWHPYLEPFGLMFCMRCACTESGHVKCNPIKCPTLRCDNPVTDSQQCCPRCADEQRPPAGLRAPVKTCRYNGTTYQMGETFTNHDLFPSRQSNQCVMCTCSGGNIFCALKTCQPITCSSPISVPDTCCFVCKEGPPDNSYDDGGQQLNRGVRHSLDQCTGDQVKNQATRVTPAALRGSPRGLNLQTLHLKGAADTTVKILLQRKHQRACTYSGKTYSHGDIWHPVLGKVLECILCTCKDGLQECRRLTCPNQYPCKHPMKIEGKCCKICPESKRANNRTECYLGQDNNSLLVYKVESSSTAHVEDTVRKIAIERQGATEVEVQVWKTVDGVLHLMETGDVQKKDLVKHPENYILLTTLDEDVWRKFKEEEDKEKDFSRNRTCEDGIKEDVPHLSPSVSWNWLQLTSSLQWDTCYRDD; encoded by the exons ATGCTATACCTGAAGCACGTTTTAATTTTAGCCGCTATGCGCTGGTTTGTGTGGTGTGAGACAGAAGTAGCACAAAGCCGAAAAA TGTTTTGCACGTTTAAGGAGAAGACCTACAGCCCAGGAGACAGCTGGCATCCCTATCTCGAGCCATTTGGGCTCATGTTCTGCATGCGCTGTGCTTGCACTGAA TCTGGCCATGTGAAGTGTAACCCTATCAAATGCCCGACTCTGCGCTGTGACAATCCAGTGACTGACTCACAGCAGTGCTGCCCACGCTGTGcag ATGAGCAGAGGCCCCCTGCAGGTTTGAGAGCTCCTGTTAAAACCTGTCGCTACAATGGAACCACATACCAAATGGGCGAGACGTTCACTAATCACGATTTGTTCCCATCCCGACAGTCCAACCAGTGTGTTATGTGCACATGCTCT GGTGGAAATATTTTTTGTGCACTGAAAACCTGTCAGCCCATCACATGCTCTTCACCCATCTCTGTTCCAGATACATGCTGCTTTGTTTGCAAAG AGGGTCCACCTGACAATTCATATGACGATGGAGGGCAGCAACTGAATCGAGGAGTA AGGCATTCTTTGGATCAGTGCACTGGCGACCAGGTGAAGAACCAGGCCACTCGAGTCACACCGGCCGCACTTAGAGGCTCACCGAGAGGCCTTAACCTACAAACACTGCACCTTAAAGGAGCGGCTGATACCACAGTGAAGATCCTCTTACAGCGCAAACACCAGAGAG CTTGCACGTACAGTGGGAAGACCTACTCCCATGGAGATATTTGGCACCCCGTCCTGGGGAAAGTTCTGGAGTGCATTCTGTGCACCTGCAAAGATGGCCTTCAGGAGTGCAGACGCCTCACCTGTCCCAACCAGTACCCATGCAAACACCCCATGAAGATAGAAGGAAAATGCTGTAAAATTTGCCCAG AGAGTAAGAGAGCAAACAATAGGACAGAGTGTTACCTAGGACAGGACAATAACAGTCTTCTGGTGTATAAAGTTGAATCTTCATCTACTGCTCATGTGGAAGACACGGTGCGAAAAATTGCCATTGAGAGACAAGGAGCCACAGAGGTTGAAGTGCAAGTATGGAAAACAGTTGACG GAGTACtacatttgatggaaactggtgaTGTCCAAAAAAAGGACCTTGTAAAACATCCAGAGAATTATATTCTACTGACTACATTAGATGAGG ATGTTTGGAGAAAGTTTAAAGAGGAAGAAGACAAAGAGAAAGACTTCAGCAGGAACAGGACCTGTGAAGATGGCATTAAGGAG
- the chrdl2 gene encoding chordin-like protein 2 isoform X5: MLYLKHVLILAAMRWFVWCETEVAQSRKMFCTFKEKTYSPGDSWHPYLEPFGLMFCMRCACTESGHVKCNPIKCPTLRCDNPVTDSQQCCPRCADEQRPPAGLRAPVKTCRYNGTTYQMGETFTNHDLFPSRQSNQCVMCTCSGGNIFCALKTCQPITCSSPISVPDTCCFVCKEGPPDNSYDDGGQQLNRGVRHSLDQCTGDQVKNQATRVTPAALRGSPRGLNLQTLHLKGAADTTVKILLQRKHQRACTYSGKTYSHGDIWHPVLGKVLECILCTCKDGLQECRRLTCPNQYPCKHPMKIEGKCCKICPESKRANNRTECYLGQDNNSLLVYKVESSSTAHVEDTVRKIAIERQGATEVEVQVWKTVDGVLHLMETGDVQKKDLVKHPENYILLTTLDEDVWRKFKEEEDKEKDFSRNRTCEDGIKESCRQAGA, encoded by the exons ATGCTATACCTGAAGCACGTTTTAATTTTAGCCGCTATGCGCTGGTTTGTGTGGTGTGAGACAGAAGTAGCACAAAGCCGAAAAA TGTTTTGCACGTTTAAGGAGAAGACCTACAGCCCAGGAGACAGCTGGCATCCCTATCTCGAGCCATTTGGGCTCATGTTCTGCATGCGCTGTGCTTGCACTGAA TCTGGCCATGTGAAGTGTAACCCTATCAAATGCCCGACTCTGCGCTGTGACAATCCAGTGACTGACTCACAGCAGTGCTGCCCACGCTGTGcag ATGAGCAGAGGCCCCCTGCAGGTTTGAGAGCTCCTGTTAAAACCTGTCGCTACAATGGAACCACATACCAAATGGGCGAGACGTTCACTAATCACGATTTGTTCCCATCCCGACAGTCCAACCAGTGTGTTATGTGCACATGCTCT GGTGGAAATATTTTTTGTGCACTGAAAACCTGTCAGCCCATCACATGCTCTTCACCCATCTCTGTTCCAGATACATGCTGCTTTGTTTGCAAAG AGGGTCCACCTGACAATTCATATGACGATGGAGGGCAGCAACTGAATCGAGGAGTA AGGCATTCTTTGGATCAGTGCACTGGCGACCAGGTGAAGAACCAGGCCACTCGAGTCACACCGGCCGCACTTAGAGGCTCACCGAGAGGCCTTAACCTACAAACACTGCACCTTAAAGGAGCGGCTGATACCACAGTGAAGATCCTCTTACAGCGCAAACACCAGAGAG CTTGCACGTACAGTGGGAAGACCTACTCCCATGGAGATATTTGGCACCCCGTCCTGGGGAAAGTTCTGGAGTGCATTCTGTGCACCTGCAAAGATGGCCTTCAGGAGTGCAGACGCCTCACCTGTCCCAACCAGTACCCATGCAAACACCCCATGAAGATAGAAGGAAAATGCTGTAAAATTTGCCCAG AGAGTAAGAGAGCAAACAATAGGACAGAGTGTTACCTAGGACAGGACAATAACAGTCTTCTGGTGTATAAAGTTGAATCTTCATCTACTGCTCATGTGGAAGACACGGTGCGAAAAATTGCCATTGAGAGACAAGGAGCCACAGAGGTTGAAGTGCAAGTATGGAAAACAGTTGACG GAGTACtacatttgatggaaactggtgaTGTCCAAAAAAAGGACCTTGTAAAACATCCAGAGAATTATATTCTACTGACTACATTAGATGAGG ATGTTTGGAGAAAGTTTAAAGAGGAAGAAGACAAAGAGAAAGACTTCAGCAGGAACAGGACCTGTGAAGATGGCATTAAGGAG
- the chrdl2 gene encoding chordin-like protein 2 isoform X4, giving the protein MLYLKHVLILAAMRWFVWCETEVAQSRKMFCTFKEKTYSPGDSWHPYLEPFGLMFCMRCACTESGHVKCNPIKCPTLRCDNPVTDSQQCCPRCADEQRPPAGLRAPVKTCRYNGTTYQMGETFTNHDLFPSRQSNQCVMCTCSGGNIFCALKTCQPITCSSPISVPDTCCFVCKEGPPDNSYDDGGQQLNRGVRHSLDQCTGDQVKNQATRVTPAALRGSPRGLNLQTLHLKGAADTTVKILLQRKHQRACTYSGKTYSHGDIWHPVLGKVLECILCTCKDGLQECRRLTCPNQYPCKHPMKIEGKCCKICPESKRANNRTECYLGQDNNSLLVYKVESSSTAHVEDTVRKIAIERQGATEVEVQVWKTVDGVLHLMETGDVQKKDLVKHPENYILLTTLDEDVWRKFKEEEDKEKDFSRNRTCEDGIKESSTLAAGAQT; this is encoded by the exons ATGCTATACCTGAAGCACGTTTTAATTTTAGCCGCTATGCGCTGGTTTGTGTGGTGTGAGACAGAAGTAGCACAAAGCCGAAAAA TGTTTTGCACGTTTAAGGAGAAGACCTACAGCCCAGGAGACAGCTGGCATCCCTATCTCGAGCCATTTGGGCTCATGTTCTGCATGCGCTGTGCTTGCACTGAA TCTGGCCATGTGAAGTGTAACCCTATCAAATGCCCGACTCTGCGCTGTGACAATCCAGTGACTGACTCACAGCAGTGCTGCCCACGCTGTGcag ATGAGCAGAGGCCCCCTGCAGGTTTGAGAGCTCCTGTTAAAACCTGTCGCTACAATGGAACCACATACCAAATGGGCGAGACGTTCACTAATCACGATTTGTTCCCATCCCGACAGTCCAACCAGTGTGTTATGTGCACATGCTCT GGTGGAAATATTTTTTGTGCACTGAAAACCTGTCAGCCCATCACATGCTCTTCACCCATCTCTGTTCCAGATACATGCTGCTTTGTTTGCAAAG AGGGTCCACCTGACAATTCATATGACGATGGAGGGCAGCAACTGAATCGAGGAGTA AGGCATTCTTTGGATCAGTGCACTGGCGACCAGGTGAAGAACCAGGCCACTCGAGTCACACCGGCCGCACTTAGAGGCTCACCGAGAGGCCTTAACCTACAAACACTGCACCTTAAAGGAGCGGCTGATACCACAGTGAAGATCCTCTTACAGCGCAAACACCAGAGAG CTTGCACGTACAGTGGGAAGACCTACTCCCATGGAGATATTTGGCACCCCGTCCTGGGGAAAGTTCTGGAGTGCATTCTGTGCACCTGCAAAGATGGCCTTCAGGAGTGCAGACGCCTCACCTGTCCCAACCAGTACCCATGCAAACACCCCATGAAGATAGAAGGAAAATGCTGTAAAATTTGCCCAG AGAGTAAGAGAGCAAACAATAGGACAGAGTGTTACCTAGGACAGGACAATAACAGTCTTCTGGTGTATAAAGTTGAATCTTCATCTACTGCTCATGTGGAAGACACGGTGCGAAAAATTGCCATTGAGAGACAAGGAGCCACAGAGGTTGAAGTGCAAGTATGGAAAACAGTTGACG GAGTACtacatttgatggaaactggtgaTGTCCAAAAAAAGGACCTTGTAAAACATCCAGAGAATTATATTCTACTGACTACATTAGATGAGG ATGTTTGGAGAAAGTTTAAAGAGGAAGAAGACAAAGAGAAAGACTTCAGCAGGAACAGGACCTGTGAAGATGGCATTAAGGAG